Proteins encoded within one genomic window of Hahella chejuensis KCTC 2396:
- a CDS encoding sigma-70 family RNA polymerase sigma factor → MQVSNNVIVLPINRKMDPNQQDPDAGEDSASSRDVLAPLIEAVAAQRDRDAFRQLFQAFAPKVKAYAIKQGMLEHAEELVQEVMVNVWRRAAQFDRDKAAASTWLFAIARNARIDLLRKLGRSSQETQVETDYLWSLPGSDEPTGAFQQAVIVRNIRQSLGELPQEQRDVIAKVYLEDKSHQRVAEELSLPLGTVKSRVRLALQKLKVILQEREKAV, encoded by the coding sequence ATGCAGGTAAGTAACAACGTCATAGTGCTACCGATTAATCGAAAGATGGACCCTAACCAACAGGACCCGGACGCCGGCGAGGACTCCGCCTCCTCTAGAGATGTCCTGGCGCCCTTGATAGAAGCGGTAGCCGCACAGCGGGACCGGGATGCGTTCCGTCAACTGTTCCAGGCCTTCGCCCCCAAAGTGAAGGCATACGCCATCAAGCAGGGCATGCTGGAACACGCAGAGGAACTGGTGCAGGAAGTCATGGTCAACGTGTGGCGGCGCGCCGCCCAGTTCGACCGCGATAAGGCGGCGGCTTCAACCTGGCTGTTCGCCATCGCCCGTAATGCGCGCATCGACCTGCTGCGCAAGCTGGGACGCTCCAGCCAGGAAACCCAGGTGGAAACGGACTATTTGTGGAGCCTGCCAGGTTCCGATGAACCTACCGGCGCGTTCCAGCAGGCCGTCATCGTACGCAATATTCGCCAGTCTCTGGGAGAGCTGCCGCAAGAGCAACGAGACGTCATCGCCAAAGTCTATCTGGAAGACAAGTCTCACCAGCGGGTGGCTGAAGAACTCAGCCTGCCGCTGGGCACCGTGAAAAGCAGAGTCCGTCTGGCTCTGCAGAAACTGAAGGTGATTTTGCAGGAACGGGAAAAAGCAGTATGA
- a CDS encoding ChrR family anti-sigma-E factor: MSQHHPSDDILMEYAAGCASPHLALCVAVHLQYCPHCRAGIQRLNALGGEMLQQLPQEDLNEALFERIMLRIELEESAPATLQKPVEDLLQRWLPEGLSAVSWRKQWFKVYEYVLEVSRKGRQRLSLQKIAAGGRAPLHAHYGQEVTVVLQGGFSDELGVYEEGDFVIRSGDQRHRPRALENEDCICLAYLDAPVCLAGPIGRWIERFRRLFMPDLNAPAS; the protein is encoded by the coding sequence ATGAGTCAACATCACCCCAGTGATGACATTCTGATGGAATACGCAGCGGGTTGCGCCTCACCGCATCTCGCCTTGTGCGTAGCCGTTCACCTGCAGTACTGCCCTCACTGCCGCGCCGGCATCCAGCGCCTCAACGCTCTGGGCGGAGAAATGCTGCAGCAACTGCCGCAGGAAGACCTGAACGAAGCGTTATTCGAACGCATCATGCTGCGTATCGAGCTGGAGGAAAGCGCGCCGGCGACGCTGCAAAAGCCCGTAGAGGATCTGCTACAGCGCTGGCTGCCTGAGGGTTTAAGCGCCGTAAGCTGGCGCAAGCAGTGGTTCAAAGTGTATGAGTACGTGCTGGAAGTTTCCCGCAAAGGCCGACAGCGCCTCAGCCTGCAAAAGATCGCCGCCGGCGGCCGCGCGCCTCTGCACGCGCACTATGGCCAGGAGGTGACCGTGGTGCTGCAGGGAGGTTTTTCCGATGAACTGGGCGTGTATGAAGAAGGCGACTTCGTCATTCGCAGCGGGGACCAGCGTCACCGTCCCCGCGCCCTGGAAAATGAAGACTGCATCTGCCTCGCTTATCTGGACGCGCCGGTGTGTCTGGCCGGCCCCATCGGTCGCTGGATCGAACGCTTCAGACGGCTGTTTATGCCGGACCTGAACGCGCCCGCCAGCTGA
- a CDS encoding amidase: protein MIPFPEYEKYDAIGLAELAQSGEVSPDELLEAAIARIESRNPLVNAVINKLYDQARAQLEHLHPQQPLYGAPFLLQDLNAEVRKTPTSAGSRLFCSRPVFHDCELVQRYRRAGLVIAGKTNTAELGLAVTTEPQLFGASRNPWDLSRSPGGSSGGAAAAVAVGMTPVAHAVDIGGSLRAPAVSCGLFGFKPSRGREPEGHTWGRLQGMAVDHVISRSVRDSAMLLSVSAGLENTEQCYRRALTGPRRPLRIAICEKPFFSATLNNDSLLALDRAAMVCEDMGHEVIQYTLSLDEEELTQAYLTIVAGETAQMVRQVSPSGRPRRGDLELATHLLFNLGLSKTAAEFAWATQVMNQAGRRLETLFQQFDVLLTPAMAGPPTRLGELAPSQQEKLLLELARSIPMTPLLNLLAQNIRARSFSLTPFSPLFNMGGQPAMMLPVWWNQDDLPIGVQFAAGIGQERLLFSLAAQMERALPWFQRRPPLAEPPSMTSAAHLVWRRTAGYDWGGRMAAEG from the coding sequence TTGATCCCGTTTCCCGAATATGAAAAGTATGACGCCATCGGACTGGCGGAGCTGGCGCAGTCTGGGGAGGTCAGTCCGGATGAACTGCTGGAGGCGGCGATTGCTCGCATTGAGTCTCGCAATCCGCTGGTGAATGCAGTGATCAACAAACTCTACGATCAGGCCAGAGCGCAACTTGAGCACTTGCATCCGCAACAGCCATTGTATGGCGCGCCTTTTTTGCTGCAGGACCTGAATGCGGAGGTGCGCAAGACGCCGACCTCCGCCGGTTCCCGCCTGTTTTGTTCGCGCCCGGTGTTTCATGATTGTGAACTGGTGCAACGCTACCGGCGCGCGGGGTTGGTCATCGCCGGCAAGACCAATACGGCGGAGCTGGGTCTGGCGGTGACCACGGAGCCGCAATTGTTCGGCGCTTCCCGTAACCCCTGGGACCTGAGTCGTTCGCCGGGAGGCTCCAGCGGCGGCGCTGCAGCGGCTGTGGCGGTGGGGATGACTCCGGTTGCGCATGCGGTGGATATTGGCGGTTCTCTGCGGGCGCCTGCGGTGTCCTGTGGTTTGTTTGGCTTTAAACCCTCCCGAGGGCGAGAGCCGGAGGGGCATACTTGGGGGCGGTTGCAGGGCATGGCGGTGGATCATGTGATCTCCCGCAGCGTGCGGGATAGCGCAATGCTGTTAAGCGTCAGCGCAGGGTTGGAGAATACCGAGCAGTGCTATCGCCGGGCGTTGACGGGACCCCGACGCCCTTTGCGCATCGCCATTTGCGAAAAACCGTTCTTCAGCGCCACGTTGAACAACGACAGTCTGCTGGCGCTGGACCGCGCCGCCATGGTGTGCGAGGACATGGGCCATGAGGTGATTCAATATACGCTTAGTCTGGATGAGGAAGAGCTGACGCAGGCCTATCTGACTATCGTGGCGGGAGAAACTGCGCAGATGGTGCGACAGGTCAGTCCCAGCGGTCGGCCACGTCGAGGCGATCTGGAGCTGGCGACCCATCTGTTGTTCAATCTGGGGTTGAGCAAGACTGCAGCGGAATTCGCCTGGGCGACCCAGGTTATGAATCAGGCGGGGCGCAGGCTGGAAACTTTATTCCAACAGTTTGACGTACTGCTTACTCCGGCGATGGCCGGCCCGCCGACCCGACTTGGCGAACTGGCGCCTTCCCAGCAGGAGAAACTGTTGCTGGAGCTGGCGAGAAGTATTCCAATGACGCCGTTATTGAACCTGCTCGCGCAAAATATTCGCGCCAGAAGTTTTTCTCTCACCCCGTTCTCTCCTCTGTTCAATATGGGAGGTCAACCCGCGATGATGTTGCCGGTGTGGTGGAATCAGGATGATTTGCCCATTGGCGTGCAGTTTGCCGCAGGCATTGGTCAGGAGCGTCTTCTGTTCAGTCTGGCGGCGCAGATGGAGCGGGCCTTGCCCTGGTTTCAGCGACGACCGCCGCTGGCTGAACCTCCCAGCATGACGTCAGCCGCGCATCTGGTGTGGCGGAGAACGGCGGGTTATGACTGGGGAGGTCGGATGGCGGCGGAGGGATGA
- a CDS encoding AMP-binding protein, giving the protein MSTLQYLETAQGDALITARERMSFAKLRQEADALVIRLKSYSIRRAGILGDNDAAWIIADLAIARAGALCAPLSPKLSDEQLRHVIRQAGLEAVICYGSAGVRLRKLWPESRLLQVGGLQLALTGLYSEPMTDVDRIAFYVDDCDILRGVCLNRQTLDAVTASVCASANITAQGRHFCLLPLNSLAEQVAGTGAALAAGAATIMLPAEQCGSGSPTFNPAELYRSLVDYRASTMLITPELLKPLLSYMQSRSLTLDAMRYVTLIGAPVSRRLINAARRQGAPVYAGYCLDEAGSMVSLSTPKAYKPGSVGKPLPHSRVRISEEGEVMVGGALSLGYLGGEPRRPNAQWNSGDLGYMDNEGFLFIRGRKKDVLVTAEGRRISPDWIEAELTGDPQIRQAAVFGAGKSNLVAVIVSEDADELTSVVERVNRRLPEFAQIKAVVGATQAFNVANGLLHSSGRKNREAIQQTYQEDIDAVYELLEATHRMTSPKEDSKTGEALS; this is encoded by the coding sequence ATGAGCACTCTGCAGTATTTGGAAACCGCCCAGGGCGACGCGTTGATTACTGCTCGCGAGCGTATGAGCTTCGCGAAACTCCGTCAGGAGGCGGATGCGCTCGTCATCCGTCTGAAAAGCTATTCGATTCGTCGTGCGGGCATCCTGGGCGACAATGACGCCGCCTGGATTATCGCCGATCTCGCCATCGCCCGCGCGGGCGCGTTGTGCGCGCCGCTCTCCCCAAAACTCAGCGATGAACAGTTACGTCATGTCATCCGCCAGGCCGGACTGGAAGCTGTTATTTGCTATGGCTCCGCCGGTGTGCGCTTGCGTAAATTATGGCCGGAAAGTCGGCTGTTGCAGGTTGGCGGCCTTCAGTTGGCATTGACGGGTCTATACAGCGAACCGATGACGGACGTAGATCGCATCGCTTTTTATGTGGATGATTGCGACATTCTCCGTGGCGTGTGTCTGAACCGCCAGACTTTGGACGCCGTGACGGCGTCGGTGTGCGCCAGTGCCAATATCACGGCGCAAGGCCGCCATTTTTGCTTATTGCCGCTGAACTCGTTGGCGGAGCAGGTGGCTGGAACCGGCGCCGCCCTGGCGGCGGGCGCGGCGACGATCATGCTTCCCGCTGAACAGTGTGGATCTGGCTCCCCAACATTTAATCCGGCGGAACTTTATCGCAGCCTGGTGGACTATCGGGCCTCCACCATGCTGATCACCCCGGAACTATTAAAGCCCCTGCTCAGTTATATGCAGTCCCGTTCTCTGACGCTGGACGCCATGCGCTATGTGACCCTTATTGGCGCTCCGGTATCCCGACGCTTGATCAATGCGGCGCGGCGTCAGGGCGCGCCGGTATATGCGGGATATTGTCTAGACGAAGCCGGCTCAATGGTGAGTTTGAGTACGCCCAAGGCGTATAAGCCAGGCTCTGTGGGAAAACCTTTGCCGCACTCGCGAGTGCGCATCAGTGAAGAGGGAGAAGTCATGGTGGGCGGGGCGTTGAGCCTCGGCTATCTGGGCGGCGAGCCGCGCCGCCCCAATGCACAATGGAACAGCGGAGACCTGGGATATATGGACAACGAAGGATTTTTATTTATACGCGGGCGCAAAAAAGATGTGCTGGTGACCGCTGAGGGACGCAGAATCTCCCCGGACTGGATCGAAGCGGAGCTGACCGGAGACCCGCAGATCCGACAGGCGGCGGTATTCGGCGCGGGAAAGTCCAATCTGGTGGCGGTGATCGTATCGGAAGATGCGGATGAACTTACCTCCGTGGTGGAAAGGGTGAATCGTCGCTTGCCGGAGTTCGCCCAGATCAAGGCGGTGGTTGGCGCTACGCAAGCATTCAATGTCGCCAATGGACTCCTGCATTCGTCGGGTCGTAAAAATCGCGAAGCCATTCAGCAAACCTATCAAGAAGATATCGACGCGGTGTACGAGTTGCTTGAAGCCACCCATCGCATGACCTCGCCGAAGGAGGACAGCAAGACAGGGGAGGCGCTGTCTTGA
- a CDS encoding LysR family transcriptional regulator → MTREQLRIFAAVVSEGGFRAAAKKFYRSQSAISKTIRALEEEIGFQLFQRDRYRPKLTEKGEAFSGKVNELLLKFSDLDSYTRELAMGYEPVIRVAVNHICPLEKVLPSLRECAARYANTQVDFYIETLEGAMQRLQENQADIAITYQERVHASLEASPFSQIVLKVVATPDYLANLLRCDNGEPDLCRSTQIVVEDSAIKRLDERYLLVDNGGKWAVNDHNLKKRMILAGLGWGRLPLHEIREELAQGELLPMPHIPCDATEKVDLYVLRKLEKPHGPAVRFLWESLTRTTQRVGVAEPVAAI, encoded by the coding sequence ATGACTAGGGAACAGCTACGCATATTCGCCGCCGTGGTGAGTGAAGGCGGGTTCAGGGCGGCGGCCAAAAAATTCTACCGCAGCCAATCCGCGATAAGCAAAACCATACGCGCGCTGGAGGAGGAAATCGGCTTCCAATTGTTCCAGCGCGACCGATACCGACCCAAACTGACCGAAAAGGGGGAAGCGTTCTCCGGCAAAGTGAACGAACTTCTGTTGAAATTCTCCGATCTTGACTCTTACACCCGCGAACTGGCCATGGGATACGAGCCAGTCATCCGCGTCGCCGTCAATCATATCTGTCCTTTGGAGAAGGTGTTGCCGTCTTTGCGGGAGTGCGCCGCGCGCTACGCCAATACCCAGGTGGATTTTTATATTGAAACCCTGGAAGGCGCCATGCAGCGTTTGCAGGAGAATCAGGCGGATATCGCCATCACCTATCAGGAGAGGGTGCACGCGTCCCTGGAAGCGTCCCCATTCAGCCAGATCGTTTTGAAAGTGGTGGCGACGCCGGATTATCTCGCCAATCTGTTGCGCTGCGACAATGGCGAACCCGACCTATGCCGTAGCACGCAGATTGTGGTGGAGGACAGCGCCATCAAGCGCCTCGACGAGCGTTATCTGCTGGTGGACAACGGCGGTAAATGGGCGGTCAACGACCATAATCTGAAAAAGCGCATGATCCTCGCAGGCCTGGGCTGGGGACGTCTGCCGTTGCATGAAATCAGAGAGGAGCTGGCCCAGGGCGAGTTGCTGCCAATGCCCCATATCCCTTGTGACGCCACTGAAAAAGTAGATCTCTATGTGTTGCGCAAGTTGGAGAAGCCCCATGGTCCCGCCGTGCGCTTTTTATGGGAAAGTCTCACCCGGACGACGCAAAGAGTTGGCGTGGCCGAGCCGGTGGCGGCCATCTGA
- a CDS encoding helix-turn-helix transcriptional regulator, translating into MVTKGNDLPTVYRGAPAEDDLLPSLARLSGVPISIREAQTIGLWLCGLSAKESSQVLGLSPRTVETYRENIKNKFSITNKIKFFDLLIRNKLHIPLVLMGGSYITEYQSNHQDQPLQATG; encoded by the coding sequence ATGGTTACAAAAGGAAATGACCTCCCCACTGTGTACCGCGGCGCGCCCGCGGAAGACGATCTGCTGCCGTCGCTTGCGCGGCTGAGCGGCGTTCCAATTTCCATCCGAGAAGCGCAGACCATCGGACTCTGGCTATGCGGTTTGTCCGCGAAAGAAAGCAGTCAGGTGCTGGGTCTGTCGCCACGAACGGTGGAGACTTACCGGGAAAACATCAAAAACAAGTTTTCCATCACCAACAAAATCAAGTTCTTTGACTTGCTGATACGCAACAAACTGCACATTCCGCTCGTGTTGATGGGAGGCAGCTACATCACCGAGTATCAGTCGAACCACCAGGATCAGCCGTTGCAGGCTACCGGATAA
- a CDS encoding NAD(P)/FAD-dependent oxidoreductase, with protein MSIPKIVVVGGGAGGLELVTRLGNALGKKKRAVVHLVDCNPTHLWKPLLHEVATGSMDSGIDEISYRSHAFYHGFTFHLGKMHSLDRQARTISLAPMHDARGDEISPERTLAYDYLVLALGSQTNDFGTPGAAEYCAFLDSRQQADLFHKNLINTYLRLSNQASEGKPVVLNIGIVGAGATGVELAAELHNTTALLSAYGLKLAPENLKVTIIEAGPRVLPALPTRISNAVVEELGKLNIEIKTNTKVTKVTDKGFETGDGDFITADMRVWAAGVKAPDFLQGIDGLETTRNNQVEVLPSLQATKDDRIFAIGDCASCPQPNGSKVPPRAQSAHQMASHVYINLRHLLANKPLKSYIYKDHGSLVSLSRYSTVGNLMGNLTGKSMMIEGRIARFVYISLYRLHQIALHGYIKTALIMFSARINKIIRPRLKLH; from the coding sequence ATGAGCATACCTAAAATAGTCGTCGTCGGAGGCGGCGCAGGGGGGCTGGAACTGGTCACCCGTCTGGGCAACGCGCTGGGCAAGAAAAAGCGCGCCGTGGTCCATCTTGTGGACTGCAATCCCACCCACTTATGGAAACCGTTATTACATGAAGTCGCCACTGGCTCCATGGATTCCGGCATCGACGAAATCAGCTACCGTTCCCACGCTTTCTACCACGGCTTCACCTTCCACCTCGGCAAAATGCACAGTCTGGATCGCCAGGCCCGCACGATCAGTCTGGCGCCCATGCACGATGCCCGTGGCGACGAAATCAGCCCGGAGCGAACGCTCGCTTATGATTATCTGGTGCTGGCCCTGGGCAGCCAGACCAATGACTTCGGAACGCCTGGCGCCGCCGAATACTGCGCCTTTCTGGACAGCCGCCAACAGGCTGATCTGTTTCACAAGAACCTTATCAACACCTACCTGCGTCTCAGCAACCAGGCGTCGGAAGGCAAGCCCGTTGTACTGAACATCGGCATCGTCGGCGCCGGCGCCACCGGTGTGGAACTGGCCGCGGAGCTGCATAACACCACTGCTTTGCTGAGCGCCTATGGCTTGAAACTGGCGCCGGAGAACCTGAAAGTCACCATTATCGAAGCAGGCCCCAGAGTATTACCCGCCCTGCCTACGCGAATTTCAAACGCGGTGGTTGAAGAGCTCGGCAAGCTCAACATCGAAATCAAGACCAACACCAAAGTCACCAAGGTTACGGATAAAGGCTTTGAGACCGGCGACGGTGACTTCATTACCGCCGATATGCGCGTCTGGGCGGCGGGGGTAAAAGCGCCGGACTTCCTACAAGGCATCGACGGCCTGGAAACCACCCGCAACAATCAGGTCGAGGTGCTGCCCAGTCTGCAGGCCACCAAGGACGACCGCATTTTCGCCATCGGCGACTGCGCCAGCTGCCCACAGCCGAATGGCTCCAAGGTGCCGCCGCGTGCGCAATCCGCTCACCAGATGGCCAGCCATGTCTATATCAATTTGCGCCATCTGTTGGCCAACAAGCCTCTGAAATCCTACATATATAAGGATCACGGCTCACTGGTGTCGCTGAGCCGCTATTCCACTGTGGGCAACCTGATGGGGAATCTGACCGGCAAGTCCATGATGATCGAGGGACGCATCGCCCGCTTCGTGTATATTTCTCTCTATCGCCTGCATCAGATCGCCTTGCACGGCTACATCAAAACTGCGCTGATCATGTTTTCCGCGCGCATCAACAAGATCATTCGGCCGCGTCTCAAATTGCATTGA